Proteins encoded in a region of the Pseudomonas sp. PDNC002 genome:
- the siaC gene encoding biofilm regulation phosphoprotein SiaC — protein MSDLHVNGTQSTPQIHGDWQAGILAMQGDSYPENSYELFGQVIEWVERFLTQEQRPLELDLRLLYLNTSSIKAMMDIFDLLEEAHREGRAASVAWHYDRRNERVAELAEEFREDCTFPFVIQAYDE, from the coding sequence ATGAGCGATCTACACGTCAACGGCACCCAATCCACCCCACAGATCCACGGCGACTGGCAGGCCGGCATCCTGGCGATGCAGGGCGACTCCTACCCGGAGAACTCCTACGAACTGTTCGGCCAGGTGATCGAATGGGTCGAGCGCTTCCTCACCCAGGAACAGCGCCCGCTGGAACTCGACCTGCGCCTGCTGTACCTCAACACCAGCTCGATCAAGGCGATGATGGACATCTTCGACCTGCTCGAAGAAGCCCACCGCGAAGGCCGTGCCGCCAGCGTGGCGTGGCACTACGACCGCCGCAACGAGCGCGTCGCCGAACTGGCCGAGGAATTCCGCGAGGACTGTACCTTCCCGTTCGTCATCCAAGCCTACGACGAGTAA
- the siaB gene encoding biofilm regulation protein kinase SiaB: MESLDLLAMRESYTRQRILLCFNGPISRSLIEEIGHALRNYMQAEQAHPSEAMDVFAVYIEMTQNIRHYATLRGYNDQEASATVAIARDDEGHYVVSAGNLVELADGQGLVRSIEGIAGLDKAQLKAAYKEQLRRPRDAEASTGAGLGLLDIARKSSAPLQTSLTEQPDGRAFFSLRAVI, from the coding sequence ATGGAATCGCTAGATCTGTTGGCCATGCGCGAGAGCTACACCCGGCAACGCATCCTGCTCTGCTTCAACGGGCCCATCTCGCGCAGCCTGATCGAGGAAATCGGCCACGCCCTGCGCAACTACATGCAGGCCGAACAGGCGCACCCCAGCGAAGCGATGGACGTGTTCGCCGTCTACATCGAGATGACCCAGAACATCCGTCACTACGCCACCCTGCGCGGCTACAACGACCAGGAGGCCTCCGCCACCGTGGCCATCGCCCGCGACGATGAAGGCCACTACGTGGTCTCCGCCGGCAACCTGGTGGAACTGGCCGACGGCCAGGGCCTGGTGCGCAGCATCGAAGGCATCGCCGGGCTGGACAAGGCCCAGCTCAAGGCCGCCTACAAGGAACAGCTGCGCCGCCCGCGCGACGCCGAGGCATCCACCGGCGCGGGCCTGGGCCTGCTGGACATCGCCCGCAAATCCAGCGCGCCACTGCAGACCTCCCTCACCGAACAACCCGACGGTCGCGCCTTCTTCAGCCTGCGCGCCGTGATCTGA